A region of Acidisarcina sp. DNA encodes the following proteins:
- a CDS encoding sigma-70 family RNA polymerase sigma factor codes for MAFAAPSGAFTMSGVLQKLGSASVAVFPKGKVKFLKPFAMTNIQPLGTEEIHPDVALVARAKEGDVAAFETLVRQYDRQVFRIAQHITQNREDAEDVVQDAFLKAYEKLDQFQGNSKFYTWLVRIAVNESLMRLRKRRTGRMVSIDEDVETEEGSMPRDLADWSPDPEMMYGQSELAEILRKTIQGLPPGFRTVFALRDVEGLSTEETAEALGLSVPAVKSRLLRARLQLRERLSRYFRKKNSNGGEK; via the coding sequence ATGGCCTTTGCAGCGCCGTCCGGCGCATTTACTATGTCTGGAGTGCTACAGAAGCTGGGAAGCGCCTCTGTAGCCGTGTTCCCCAAGGGAAAGGTCAAATTTCTGAAGCCGTTCGCCATGACCAACATCCAACCATTAGGTACAGAGGAGATCCACCCGGATGTCGCACTAGTCGCGCGGGCAAAGGAAGGCGACGTTGCTGCCTTTGAGACTCTCGTTCGACAGTACGACCGCCAGGTTTTCAGGATCGCCCAGCATATTACTCAGAATCGCGAGGATGCTGAGGATGTAGTACAGGACGCATTCCTGAAGGCTTACGAGAAGCTGGATCAGTTTCAGGGGAATTCCAAGTTCTATACCTGGCTCGTTCGCATTGCAGTGAATGAATCGTTGATGCGGTTGCGCAAACGCCGCACGGGACGGATGGTTTCCATCGACGAGGATGTGGAGACGGAAGAGGGTTCCATGCCACGCGATCTTGCCGACTGGAGTCCCGATCCGGAGATGATGTACGGCCAGTCCGAGCTGGCAGAGATTTTGCGTAAGACGATTCAAGGATTGCCTCCGGGCTTTCGTACCGTATTTGCCTTGAGGGATGTTGAAGGCCTCTCGACCGAGGAGACAGCCGAGGCGCTTGGTTTGAGTGTACCGGCAGTAAAGTCGCGCCTTCTCCGCGCGCGATTGCAGTTGCGGGAGCGGCTCAGCCGTTACTTCCGCAAGAAGAATTCCAATGGTGGTGAGAAGTGA
- a CDS encoding SRPBCC family protein encodes MTYSLRSEQWIARPIDEVFAFFANAQNLERITPPWLGFKILSISTHSISEGTVIRYRLRLHGIPIHWRTEICEWNPPHCFVDEQTKGPYKRWRHTHRFEAHGSRTKMIDEVQYSLPFGVLGRIVHAVKVRGDVNRIFDYRRLQIDALFGQPGENAA; translated from the coding sequence GTGACCTATAGCTTGCGTAGTGAGCAGTGGATTGCACGCCCCATCGACGAAGTATTTGCCTTCTTCGCGAACGCTCAGAACCTGGAGAGAATTACACCTCCCTGGTTGGGCTTCAAAATTCTCTCCATCAGCACCCACTCTATTTCTGAAGGAACGGTGATTCGCTATCGCCTGCGACTGCACGGCATACCCATTCACTGGCGGACGGAAATCTGCGAGTGGAATCCTCCCCATTGCTTCGTCGACGAGCAGACAAAGGGTCCATATAAGCGATGGCGTCACACGCACAGGTTTGAGGCGCACGGCAGCCGGACAAAGATGATAGACGAAGTGCAATACTCGCTGCCTTTCGGTGTTCTCGGGCGGATTGTTCACGCGGTGAAAGTACGTGGGGACGTGAACCGAATCTTCGATTACCGCCGCCTGCAGATTGATGCGCTGTTCGGGCAGCCTGGAGAGAACGCCGCGTGA
- a CDS encoding TetR-like C-terminal domain-containing protein codes for MVERYWTFMLEHTQLYRLVNGMDGVPIEKTVVGRSAQSLCKVVAEAVRPLLGEDTGEADGQILADELWALLHGMSALYMDRVAPFDVAKVTNAVMTLIKGARMREVRVPDAGASKRGAST; via the coding sequence ATGGTGGAACGGTATTGGACCTTCATGCTTGAGCACACCCAGCTCTACCGACTTGTAAACGGCATGGACGGTGTGCCAATCGAAAAAACTGTCGTGGGCCGGTCTGCTCAATCTCTCTGCAAAGTGGTAGCGGAAGCAGTGCGACCGCTGCTGGGAGAGGATACTGGAGAAGCCGATGGGCAAATCCTCGCCGATGAGCTTTGGGCTCTGCTGCACGGGATGTCAGCACTCTATATGGACAGAGTTGCGCCGTTTGATGTGGCAAAGGTCACGAATGCCGTCATGACGTTAATCAAAGGCGCTCGTATGAGAGAAGTGCGCGTCCCAGACGCAGGTGCCAGCAAACGTGGCGCTAGCACTTAA
- a CDS encoding MerR family transcriptional regulator yields MSRDGFSTREVLQLTGTTARQLQWWDEKRIIVPDRDGRRRIYSSEDLVEIHVIEELRRRRISLTTVRRVLKFLRRETSMRLSDLASGKSDYHLLLDGKNLYLETDTRQIVNLIRNTIQPVFVICLSEAARRVEIAMPEHKELSVTRNGANSNKKRPASEMGRMKKEANSRAG; encoded by the coding sequence ATGTCGAGAGACGGCTTCAGCACGCGCGAGGTTCTGCAATTGACCGGCACCACCGCGAGGCAATTGCAGTGGTGGGATGAGAAGCGCATCATCGTGCCCGATCGCGATGGCCGGCGCAGAATCTACTCCTCAGAAGACCTGGTTGAAATCCATGTGATCGAAGAACTGCGGCGAAGACGGATTTCGCTCACCACGGTCCGGCGCGTGCTGAAGTTTCTGCGCCGCGAAACCAGCATGCGCTTATCGGATCTGGCATCCGGTAAAAGTGATTACCACCTGCTGCTGGATGGTAAGAATCTCTACCTCGAAACTGACACGCGGCAGATTGTGAATCTTATTCGCAATACCATCCAGCCTGTCTTCGTGATTTGCCTGTCAGAGGCCGCTCGACGCGTTGAGATTGCAATGCCGGAACACAAGGAATTATCCGTAACGCGCAATGGCGCAAATTCCAACAAAAAGAGACCCGCGTCTGAAATGGGGCGCATGAAAAAGGAGGCGAACAGCCGCGCAGGTTGA
- a CDS encoding deoxyribodipyrimidine photo-lyase, which translates to MDSLPTNLDTRDDLAQLANQPRVLVRKSLTPRKGGRCLVYWMQRAMRIVENPALDVAIEAGNLLGLPVVVYFQVIPSYPGANLRHYHFLQQGLRDVEQDAAERGVGFVLRRSLEGSLEAFLEEVEAALLICDENPCREPERWRKVLAKRLKLPFWTVDADVVVPSRVFNRSFVLLHHFRPHLKAELPNYLVAPRNITPLHPWKPWKRLESYSLDLDITAGFSKLDRRIGPVDSFTGGAHAALGRLREFVNLGLRDYEVTRNHPEVKGTSRLSPYLHFGNIGPITIALAVEKAVAEGKATAEAGERFLDQLIGWRELAVLFVRHEPNYDNWECAAPWARKTLIEHTADSRVHRYSLNQLEHAETADELWNAAQREMVNTGWMHNYMRMYWAKKILEWAPDPARAYEWAVFLNDRYELDGRDPNGYAGIAWAIVGRHDRPWFNRPVFGLVRPMSGVSMARKFDAKEYIRLQSEKGETLPGERQDG; encoded by the coding sequence ATGGATTCCCTGCCAACCAATCTCGACACTCGCGACGATCTGGCGCAACTTGCGAACCAACCTCGTGTGCTGGTGCGTAAGAGCCTTACACCGCGCAAGGGCGGCAGGTGCCTCGTTTACTGGATGCAACGCGCGATGCGAATTGTGGAGAATCCCGCGCTCGATGTGGCCATCGAAGCTGGGAACCTGTTGGGCCTGCCGGTGGTGGTGTACTTCCAGGTGATTCCAAGCTACCCCGGCGCGAATCTGAGGCACTACCACTTTCTGCAGCAAGGATTGAGAGACGTTGAGCAAGACGCAGCCGAGCGGGGCGTGGGGTTTGTGCTGCGCCGTTCTTTGGAGGGTTCGCTGGAAGCATTCCTGGAAGAAGTGGAAGCGGCTCTTCTCATCTGCGACGAGAACCCATGTCGTGAGCCGGAACGCTGGCGCAAGGTATTGGCGAAGCGACTGAAGCTCCCCTTTTGGACAGTGGACGCGGATGTGGTGGTTCCTTCGCGGGTTTTCAATCGCAGCTTTGTGCTGCTGCACCACTTCCGCCCGCATCTGAAGGCCGAATTGCCCAACTACCTGGTCGCGCCCCGCAATATCACTCCCCTACACCCGTGGAAACCCTGGAAGAGACTGGAAAGCTATTCGTTGGATCTGGATATTACCGCCGGATTCAGCAAGCTGGACCGCCGGATTGGCCCAGTGGACAGCTTCACCGGCGGAGCACACGCTGCACTCGGGCGGCTGCGAGAGTTTGTGAATCTGGGCCTGAGGGATTACGAGGTCACTCGCAACCACCCGGAGGTAAAGGGAACCAGCCGGCTATCGCCTTATCTGCACTTTGGAAACATCGGCCCCATCACCATTGCGCTGGCGGTCGAAAAAGCTGTGGCCGAGGGCAAGGCGACGGCTGAAGCCGGCGAAAGATTCCTGGATCAGTTGATCGGGTGGAGAGAGTTGGCGGTCTTGTTTGTGCGCCATGAGCCGAACTACGACAATTGGGAATGCGCCGCGCCGTGGGCCAGGAAGACGCTGATTGAGCACACCGCCGACTCGCGGGTGCATCGCTACAGTCTTAATCAATTGGAGCACGCCGAAACCGCCGACGAGCTGTGGAACGCGGCTCAGCGCGAGATGGTGAATACCGGCTGGATGCACAACTATATGCGCATGTACTGGGCGAAGAAGATTCTGGAATGGGCTCCCGATCCAGCCAGGGCCTATGAGTGGGCGGTATTCCTAAATGACCGCTACGAACTGGATGGGCGCGACCCCAATGGATATGCAGGCATAGCCTGGGCCATCGTGGGGCGGCACGACCGTCCCTGGTTCAATCGGCCTGTCTTCGGGCTGGTGCGACCGATGTCTGGAGTTTCGATGGCCAGGAAGTTCGATGCGAAGGAGTACATTCGCCTCCAGAGCGAGAAAGGCGAAACGCTTCCGGGTGAACGACAAGATGGCTGA
- a CDS encoding transglycosylase SLT domain-containing protein: MKISWAIFCAILAISAVLLSQQAESAWAQTASSHHKKGSTAASSATQTGRKGAKSTASAVKKTGARSKAHSSKATHRKRRVLSAHAKARSMKLQRAFVASSQLRPMAQQLAQMRTPAGYAGVTSWAHAHSGEAASAAYLALGHAYLLDKRYPEAISNLQLSKKQGQSLADYADYLAAQANLQAGKLPEAEALLNGFALRYPDSIFVNNIPVLEANLFLQQGDPQSALRVLAPHLSQPVANHADFQLALAKANQMAGHSEESAKVYRHLYLAFPLSGEAQQAKTQLAAIGAMTSLTVGERRAHADALYGAGRYSDAAEDYRALAADPAADESMKEALRLAAVSCDWKLKRLSHEDLDRIPDTNDEAGARRMYLLMELARSKDDTDGQRQIVDQMEQRFSQSNWLAEALYSSGNMYLLRKDYPHAIQYYGELTRRFPGHKYAPSSHWRAAWLNYRIGQYAEAARLFDEQLTAYAGGKEIPAALYWRGRVYEQDNKPELAAAYYKTVSSTFLHYYYAQVAGERLAGLHGVVPATVPLLASFKPDTIPTLDDDVPDDDPHMVAARLLANAGLNEYIPAELQSSDGSDGWSALAEADIYASYGENYRAMRVMKRAIPFYTSAPIGSIPIAYWRILFPQPYWSQIKSEAAKNGLDPYMVASLIRQESEFNPGAISKANAYGLMQMLPAVGRQMAKEEGIHHFDTAQLLDPATNIRLGTRYLKHTLDKFGGREEYAFAAYNAGDDRVADWQAIGNYRGMDEFVESIPFTETREYVQAIVRNEHLYREIDHLAAGSASAQP; encoded by the coding sequence TTGAAGATTTCCTGGGCGATATTTTGTGCCATTCTGGCTATCTCGGCCGTGTTGCTGAGCCAGCAAGCCGAGTCAGCCTGGGCGCAGACAGCCTCCTCCCATCACAAGAAGGGCAGCACAGCTGCATCCTCCGCAACGCAGACAGGGCGGAAGGGGGCGAAGTCTACCGCATCCGCGGTAAAGAAGACGGGAGCCAGAAGCAAGGCTCACTCGTCCAAGGCGACGCACAGGAAGCGGCGCGTGCTCTCGGCACATGCGAAAGCGCGAAGCATGAAGCTGCAGCGGGCTTTCGTGGCATCCTCGCAACTTCGTCCCATGGCGCAACAGCTTGCGCAGATGCGCACTCCAGCCGGATACGCGGGAGTGACCTCCTGGGCACATGCTCACTCCGGTGAAGCAGCCTCGGCAGCCTATCTGGCGCTGGGCCACGCCTATCTACTGGACAAGCGCTACCCCGAAGCCATCAGCAATCTTCAGCTCTCCAAGAAGCAAGGCCAGTCGCTGGCGGATTATGCAGACTACCTGGCCGCACAAGCCAATCTGCAGGCAGGGAAGCTTCCCGAGGCGGAGGCTCTGCTGAACGGCTTCGCCCTGCGTTATCCCGACAGCATTTTTGTGAACAATATTCCGGTGCTTGAGGCCAATCTTTTTCTGCAGCAGGGAGATCCTCAATCTGCGCTGCGGGTGCTTGCCCCTCACCTTTCGCAGCCAGTCGCCAACCATGCCGACTTCCAGCTCGCCCTGGCCAAAGCTAACCAGATGGCAGGACACTCCGAGGAGTCTGCCAAGGTCTATCGCCACCTGTACCTTGCTTTCCCATTGAGCGGCGAGGCCCAGCAAGCCAAGACTCAGCTAGCCGCCATTGGCGCGATGACTTCTCTTACGGTCGGTGAGCGGCGCGCCCATGCCGATGCACTTTACGGAGCAGGGCGCTACAGCGATGCCGCGGAAGACTATCGAGCGCTGGCCGCTGATCCCGCGGCAGATGAAAGCATGAAGGAAGCTCTGCGCCTGGCTGCTGTCAGCTGTGATTGGAAGTTGAAGCGACTGAGCCATGAGGATCTGGATCGCATCCCGGATACCAATGACGAGGCGGGTGCGCGTCGCATGTATCTGCTTATGGAGCTGGCGCGCAGCAAGGATGACACCGATGGGCAGCGCCAGATCGTGGACCAGATGGAGCAGCGCTTCTCACAAAGCAATTGGCTCGCGGAAGCACTCTACTCCAGCGGCAACATGTACCTGCTGCGTAAGGATTATCCTCACGCGATCCAGTATTACGGGGAATTGACCCGGCGCTTTCCAGGACACAAATACGCGCCCAGTAGCCATTGGAGAGCGGCGTGGCTGAATTATCGTATTGGCCAGTATGCTGAGGCAGCACGGCTCTTTGATGAGCAACTCACCGCCTATGCTGGCGGCAAGGAGATTCCTGCTGCGCTGTACTGGCGCGGCCGCGTATACGAGCAGGATAACAAGCCTGAACTGGCCGCGGCCTATTACAAGACCGTCAGCAGTACGTTTCTGCACTACTACTATGCGCAGGTGGCTGGCGAGCGTCTTGCTGGACTGCATGGCGTGGTGCCGGCAACTGTACCCCTGCTGGCATCGTTCAAGCCCGACACGATCCCCACGCTGGATGACGACGTACCCGACGACGATCCTCATATGGTGGCGGCGCGCCTGCTGGCGAACGCAGGTTTGAATGAATACATACCGGCGGAGCTGCAGTCCAGCGATGGAAGCGACGGCTGGAGTGCATTGGCAGAGGCGGATATCTATGCCTCATACGGCGAAAACTACAGGGCGATGCGCGTTATGAAGCGGGCGATTCCGTTCTACACCTCCGCGCCTATCGGCTCCATTCCAATTGCTTACTGGCGCATCCTCTTTCCGCAGCCTTACTGGAGCCAGATTAAATCCGAAGCGGCAAAGAACGGCCTCGATCCTTACATGGTTGCCTCGCTGATCCGTCAGGAATCGGAATTCAATCCTGGAGCAATCTCAAAGGCAAATGCGTATGGGCTGATGCAAATGCTGCCCGCCGTGGGCAGGCAGATGGCAAAGGAAGAGGGGATCCACCACTTCGATACGGCACAACTGCTGGATCCCGCGACGAATATCCGTCTGGGAACGCGCTACCTGAAGCACACTTTGGACAAATTTGGCGGGCGCGAGGAATATGCATTTGCCGCGTATAACGCAGGCGATGACCGCGTGGCAGACTGGCAGGCGATAGGGAATTATCGCGGGATGGATGAATTTGTCGAATCGATTCCATTCACCGAGACACGCGAATACGTGCAGGCGATTGTGCGCAATGAACATCTCTATCGCGAGATCGATCATCTGGCGGCTGGAAGCGCCTCCGCTCAGCCCTGA
- a CDS encoding zf-HC2 domain-containing protein has protein sequence MTCTEFLAQLDDLLDEKVPGAMRADLEQHLRECEHCVITFNTTRKTIEIYRSHEIYELPTALRERLHAAILSKCKKGCS, from the coding sequence GTGACTTGCACAGAGTTTCTGGCCCAGTTAGACGATTTGCTCGATGAGAAGGTTCCGGGTGCCATGCGTGCTGACTTAGAACAGCATCTTCGTGAGTGCGAACACTGTGTCATAACCTTCAACACCACGCGCAAGACCATCGAGATCTATCGCAGTCACGAGATCTACGAGCTACCCACCGCTTTGCGGGAGCGTCTCCACGCCGCAATTCTTTCCAAATGCAAGAAGGGCTGCTCTTAA
- a CDS encoding carbohydrate binding family 9 domain-containing protein — MRYRFLLLSIASLLALGHCTAASAANRTSGRLDPNPPAVASTAPPVTLSAVPEAPMMAVPLLSSPPHLEDFLEPSLRSSEARKMLRIGGFVQRYPLDGTPVTEATTAYLGSTPRHLYIAFICKDRHPNLIRAHMKRRDALGDDDFVEVTLDTFRDRRRAFVFQANPLGIEADALYSEQTGADFSFDTVWDSWGKVTPYGYVVLIRIPFASLRFSQTSTPGQPRTWGLVLQRVISHENENAFWPQIKREIAGRLTQDALVSGFADVQQGHNIQFEPYFLAHSYRTLNTSDSQNPHFNNKELQGFTGLDTKIVLHNSLVLDTTYNPDFSQVDINDPAPPNQRFQPFFPEQRPFFLENSSYFSTPINLYYTNNIVIPRFGERLTGKVGPWAVGILDVDDRKPGQNAAAGTAAYGTRARNDVIRLNRDVGAQSSVGLIYADREYRNTYNRIGGADYRYRFKERWTLTGQAVSGGTESSDATKRSGQSYVQSLSYSGTHANYWVSYNDTSPGFQTRTGFFRRPDIREGNGGYSYTFRPSRHGVLSHGPSIYAERIWDHRGVPLDVYSRISYSVQMAHRTSLYAYMDMAQERLRPADYSMLATNVEYHNETAGFSFYTSPLQQIAVGVSGYSGRVVNYSPAVDQPPSPVDVSSTNLNVEVKPTLGLDLQNRYEFDHFTDPASGALSYDNHLVVTRWNLQMNKALSFRIIGEYLSTIPNEKFTDLPNTRDVFANALLKYEPHPGTAVYLGYTTNFQNLDPALCDRETDGSCNPNGTFLPRTNAAMLNDSRTLYLKMNYLFRF; from the coding sequence TTGCGGTATCGATTCCTACTCCTAAGCATCGCTTCGCTTCTGGCGCTGGGCCATTGCACAGCAGCCAGCGCTGCGAACCGGACTTCCGGCAGGCTGGACCCCAATCCGCCTGCGGTTGCCTCAACTGCGCCGCCGGTGACCCTGAGTGCGGTTCCGGAAGCGCCAATGATGGCTGTGCCACTCCTCTCGTCTCCGCCGCACCTGGAGGATTTTCTGGAGCCGTCTCTCCGCTCCTCCGAGGCTCGCAAGATGCTCAGGATCGGTGGCTTTGTGCAGCGCTATCCTCTCGATGGAACGCCCGTCACCGAGGCAACGACTGCCTATCTTGGCTCCACTCCGCGGCACCTCTATATCGCCTTTATCTGTAAGGATCGTCACCCAAATCTCATCCGCGCCCACATGAAGCGGCGCGACGCGCTGGGCGACGATGATTTTGTGGAGGTTACGCTCGACACGTTTCGCGATCGGCGCCGTGCGTTTGTCTTTCAAGCGAACCCCCTCGGAATCGAGGCCGACGCACTCTACAGCGAGCAGACCGGGGCGGACTTCTCCTTTGATACAGTCTGGGATTCCTGGGGCAAAGTCACCCCTTACGGCTATGTTGTCTTGATACGGATACCGTTTGCCAGCCTGCGTTTCAGCCAGACTTCGACGCCCGGGCAACCGCGCACCTGGGGGTTGGTTCTGCAGCGGGTCATCTCCCATGAAAACGAGAACGCCTTCTGGCCTCAGATCAAGCGCGAGATCGCTGGCCGCCTTACGCAGGATGCTCTGGTCAGCGGGTTTGCGGATGTCCAGCAAGGACACAACATCCAATTCGAACCCTATTTCCTGGCGCACAGCTATCGAACGCTGAACACGTCCGACAGCCAGAATCCTCACTTCAACAATAAGGAATTACAGGGCTTCACCGGACTGGATACGAAGATTGTGCTGCACAACAGCCTCGTCCTCGACACGACATACAATCCGGACTTCAGCCAGGTGGACATCAACGATCCCGCCCCTCCGAATCAGCGCTTCCAGCCGTTTTTCCCCGAACAGCGGCCTTTTTTCCTGGAGAACAGCAGCTACTTTTCTACGCCCATCAATCTCTACTACACCAACAACATCGTGATCCCGCGGTTCGGTGAGCGGCTGACAGGGAAGGTCGGCCCTTGGGCGGTCGGTATTCTGGATGTGGATGATCGCAAACCTGGTCAGAATGCTGCGGCAGGTACCGCCGCGTATGGGACGCGCGCCCGCAATGACGTGATACGGCTGAATCGCGATGTTGGCGCACAGTCGAGTGTGGGTTTGATCTATGCGGATAGGGAATACCGAAACACGTACAACCGGATAGGCGGGGCAGACTATCGCTATCGCTTCAAGGAACGTTGGACGTTGACCGGACAAGCAGTCTCCGGCGGTACGGAGAGTTCGGACGCCACCAAGCGGAGTGGCCAATCCTATGTGCAATCCTTGAGCTACTCCGGTACGCACGCGAACTACTGGGTTTCGTACAACGATACAAGTCCGGGATTCCAGACAAGGACTGGTTTCTTTCGGCGTCCGGATATCCGCGAAGGAAATGGAGGATATTCGTATACCTTCCGTCCGAGCAGGCATGGCGTTCTGTCGCACGGTCCTTCCATCTATGCCGAGCGAATCTGGGATCACCGGGGAGTTCCGCTCGATGTGTATTCGAGGATCTCGTACAGCGTCCAGATGGCGCATCGCACATCGCTTTATGCCTATATGGATATGGCGCAGGAACGGCTTCGACCAGCGGACTACTCTATGCTGGCCACGAATGTGGAATATCACAATGAAACTGCCGGATTCAGCTTTTACACCTCACCGCTCCAGCAGATAGCGGTGGGCGTCAGTGGCTATTCTGGGAGAGTCGTGAACTACTCGCCTGCTGTGGACCAGCCGCCATCCCCGGTCGACGTGAGCTCCACGAACCTCAACGTGGAGGTGAAACCAACGTTGGGGCTGGATCTGCAGAATCGCTATGAGTTCGATCACTTTACCGACCCAGCTTCCGGGGCTCTATCTTATGACAACCACCTGGTTGTAACGCGATGGAACCTGCAGATGAACAAGGCCCTGTCCTTCCGCATCATTGGCGAGTATTTATCGACGATCCCGAACGAGAAATTTACCGATTTGCCGAACACGAGGGACGTCTTTGCCAATGCGTTGTTGAAGTATGAGCCCCATCCGGGCACAGCGGTGTATCTGGGCTATACCACGAACTTCCAGAATCTCGATCCGGCTCTCTGCGACCGCGAGACGGACGGTAGCTGTAATCCCAACGGGACTTTCCTGCCGCGCACGAATGCCGCCATGCTCAACGACAGTCGCACACTCTACCTCAAGATGAATTATCTATTTCGCTTCTAG
- a CDS encoding SDR family oxidoreductase: protein MKTLVLIAGATGYVGGELLNKLLEAGYTVRCLARHPEALGAKALPGLEVVEGDVLNSASVRAAMAGVGSAYYLVHSMGSTQSFEEQDRTGAQNFAHAARDAGVQRIIYLGGLGRGSGQLSTHLRSRHEVGEILRSAGVPVIEFRASVVIGSGSLSFEMIRALVERLPVMISPRWVSVDAQPIAIDDLLAYLLAALDHPIDASKIFEIGGSDRVSYGGLMREYARQRGLKRVVISVPFLTPRLSSLWLGLVTPLYVRVGRKLIDSIRHSTVVEDPSALTEFGIRPCGFREAIAAAIHADNKHLKTDVRTLQVNASPEEAFVPIRRIGGANGWYYANWLWQLRGWMDKLGGGVGMGRGRRDPDLLCVGDVVDCWRVEAIEPDHLLRLVAEMKLPGRAILEFEVTSDSTGSVIRQTASFDPLGWLGRAYWYSMLPFHHFVFSGMLQGIAASLGDHRADK, encoded by the coding sequence GTGAAGACCCTTGTTTTGATTGCGGGCGCAACGGGGTATGTAGGCGGGGAGTTGCTGAATAAGCTCCTGGAAGCAGGTTACACCGTGCGCTGCCTGGCGCGGCATCCGGAAGCTCTCGGAGCGAAGGCGCTTCCCGGGCTCGAGGTTGTCGAAGGTGACGTTCTTAATTCCGCATCGGTACGAGCCGCGATGGCCGGCGTCGGCTCAGCTTATTATTTGGTCCACTCCATGGGCTCAACTCAATCCTTTGAGGAACAGGATCGTACAGGGGCACAAAACTTTGCCCACGCTGCCCGCGACGCTGGGGTTCAGCGAATCATCTATCTCGGTGGCCTCGGCCGCGGTTCGGGCCAACTCTCTACGCATTTGCGCAGCCGCCATGAGGTGGGCGAGATCCTCAGATCGGCCGGAGTCCCAGTCATCGAGTTCCGCGCATCGGTAGTCATTGGATCGGGTAGCCTTTCGTTTGAAATGATCCGCGCGCTGGTGGAGAGGCTTCCGGTCATGATTTCGCCGCGCTGGGTTTCGGTCGACGCACAGCCGATCGCAATCGACGATCTGCTCGCCTATCTGCTCGCGGCCCTGGACCATCCGATTGACGCCAGTAAAATCTTCGAAATCGGAGGCTCGGACCGCGTCTCCTATGGCGGCTTGATGCGGGAGTACGCTCGGCAGCGGGGATTGAAGCGTGTCGTAATCTCCGTGCCATTCCTCACGCCGCGCTTGTCTAGTCTTTGGCTCGGTCTGGTCACTCCCCTCTACGTGCGCGTGGGCCGAAAGCTGATTGACAGCATCCGGCATTCGACAGTTGTTGAAGACCCGAGTGCATTGACCGAGTTCGGCATTCGGCCTTGCGGATTTCGCGAAGCCATTGCCGCAGCCATCCATGCTGATAACAAGCATCTCAAGACAGACGTCCGAACTCTTCAGGTGAACGCATCCCCTGAAGAGGCTTTCGTCCCGATACGCCGCATTGGTGGCGCCAACGGCTGGTATTATGCCAACTGGCTGTGGCAACTTCGCGGGTGGATGGACAAGTTAGGCGGAGGGGTAGGAATGGGACGCGGCCGCCGCGATCCGGATTTGCTCTGTGTTGGCGATGTTGTGGATTGTTGGCGCGTGGAGGCGATCGAGCCAGATCACCTCTTGCGCCTCGTCGCGGAGATGAAGCTTCCTGGCCGCGCCATCCTCGAGTTCGAAGTGACAAGCGATTCCACCGGATCCGTGATTCGCCAAACCGCATCCTTCGATCCCTTAGGGTGGCTGGGCCGCGCCTACTGGTACTCCATGCTCCCCTTCCACCACTTTGTCTTCAGCGGCATGCTTCAAGGGATTGCCGCCAGCCTCGGTGACCACCGGGCTGACAAGTAA